A genomic segment from Dehalococcoidia bacterium encodes:
- a CDS encoding secondary thiamine-phosphate synthase enzyme YjbQ produces MHARLLVHSRQQQCLEDITDQVREAVRRSGMREGLCHLYVPHTTAGIVVNENADPDVARDIIEKLEALVPRDARYRHYEGNAHAHIKASLVGQWALLPVASGDLALGRWQGIFLAEFDGPRERTVLVTLVPSVPGGPGESGP; encoded by the coding sequence ATGCATGCCCGGCTCCTCGTTCACTCCCGCCAGCAGCAGTGCCTGGAGGACATCACTGACCAGGTGCGGGAGGCGGTGCGCAGGAGCGGCATGCGCGAAGGGCTCTGCCACCTCTACGTTCCTCACACCACGGCCGGGATCGTCGTCAACGAGAACGCCGATCCGGACGTGGCCCGGGACATCATCGAGAAGCTGGAGGCACTGGTGCCCCGCGACGCCCGCTACCGCCACTACGAGGGCAACGCCCATGCCCACATCAAGGCCAGCCTGGTGGGACAGTGGGCTCTCTTGCCGGTTGCCTCAGGCGACCTGGCCCTGGGGCGCTGGCAGGGAATCTTCCTGGCCGAGTTCGACGGCCCCCGGGAGCGGACCGTGCTGGTGACCCTCGTCCCTTCGGTCCCCGGAGGGCCGGGGGAGAGCGGCCCATGA